A single window of Cygnus olor isolate bCygOlo1 chromosome 10, bCygOlo1.pri.v2, whole genome shotgun sequence DNA harbors:
- the COL7A1 gene encoding collagen alpha-1(VII) chain isoform X9 → MSGRLLLLAVLLGPPAVVAQKRSQVVCEDVLEADIAFLVDGSSSIGRNNFRAVRAFMEDLVAPFVHAVGEKAVRFAVVQYSDEPRVEFTFSQHANGTGVRRAIQQLSYKGGNTRTGAGLRYISDNFFGPTHVRPGVPKICILITDGKSQDDAEQSAVKLKSQGIKVFAVGIKNADEKELVRVASVPTDFFFYYVGDFKLLGTLVPLMTRRVCTSSGGTLRTLDGPGHAGPSNLEILERGPDLLRIRWTPASGPVTGYRVQHVPLTGLGQPVVAERQEVSLGPRETSAVLRGLRVGTEYLVTVIAQYANSVGESVSGRARTQSRAGVLDFRVVESGASFLRLAWQPGPEPPQGYVLSYTVQGAAQGEERSLGAGALSATLSNLRPDTEYVVTLRARHAQQPAATATLTARTQRLAAVQHVAVHNVSAQSMLLAWQPVTGATGYRLSWAALTAGQDRRKVELDARQTSHVLGGLQPGTDYVVTVAPLFGQLEGPAASVRQRTEASVEQTLRTNILGPTAIQVLWVALREARGYRLEWKRATGLEPPRTVSLPSSISSYQLTGLQPGTEYRITLYTLYDGGEVATPVTTFQTGVEVPVGAVTDLRLLEDMGRRVRLGWTGVPGATEYKVTVRNAQDGTERTRRVPGGQTVLELGDLREGVTYLVRVSALVGGREGGADTLNIRVKYPAVGSISELRVVEASPSQLQVTWRGLPGAGGYRLTWRASDGQEQSRFLPADPTTFTIEGLRAGTVYAIGVSATVDGREGPPVTTTGRTAPEQVGTVSRLEVQSSRSNVARVTWVGVPGATAYRVVWSRRDGGSESSQRVPGHISSFDIPDLEGGVSYTVKVTALVGNREGNPVSIIVTTPEAAPVPTISGFQVTEASEQRLRLAWVPVAGSTGYRLAWRPAEGGPQRSQQLPAASSSYELGGLEPGRRYHVSITSLVGGRESSPVTVTAVTAAPSRVTSLRVTDVRRDSVTLAWTPAPSASGYVLSWSPPAAGGEAQRALPGTASSQQVSGLRLGQRYTFTIRPLLGSVPGAETSVSERPVCRDARGDIVFLVHGTRDSSSGADTVRSLLSNTITALGRLGPDGTQVGLATYSYRSLPWLLLNRSSDLPAVLEQIRTMRYEEPSGNAIGAAITFARTYLLSPSAGRRPGVPAVLVVLADGPSGDDAIAAARDIKAAGVRVLAVGLEGADREQLRRMVTAEDPRFVFPNRGALQELEGELTDDLCTIISTRPEPEPKPCAMQCPKGDKGDPGEAGPQGRTGQPGPPGEPGRHGLPGPPGPVGPRGPPGESVEQPGKKGDRGFPGADGGPGSPGRPGNPGSPGQPGTQGVPGPRGDPGPRGLTGLPGLKGEKGEPGEPRVIVDGGQGLPGRKGEPGTPGNPGPPGSPGPRGPFGDPGPLGPTGPMGPPGPPGDFVKGEKGDRGERGPPGLVDGAAPRGEPGPPGLPGDPGPRGPAGTPGPKGEKGDGEDGLPGPPGRPGDPGDRGPRGLPGEQGRKGDRGAPGELGETGEKGDRGAPGPEGEKGEVGAPGRPGPSGREGAPGPTGPRGEKGDPGAPGEPGQPATSVASARGEKGDRGFPGPEGPPGPKGNVGERGARGDPGLSIPGPAGPKGEQGDRGIPGLAGRSGPKGDPGEPGEKGEPGRAGTPGQTGLRGKEGERGEKGDEGTPGEAGLPGKPGDRGPRGLPGYRGPPGEKGDPGDPGPEGRNGAPGAPGNKGDRGEPGPPGPPGRTVDAGLGGAGEKGEKGDPGDPGEDGAKGARGDTGPPGLPGERGIEGPRGPPGTRGDPGDRGLPGEKGERGPPGLDGRNGLEGKPGPPGPPGLRGDPGKQGDPGRDGLPGLRGEQGPPGAVGPLGPPGLPGKPGDDGKPGLNGKNGEDGTPGEDGRKGDKGDAGAPGRDGRSGAKGEQGDSGVPGPPGPPGLPGIPGQVGPPGQGSPGLRGVAGPKGDPGEPGPRGEPGRPGIRGDPGTAVNIERSLEALGIKVSSLKELTGAYDGSSDSFLPVSERLRGQKGSRGEPGERGPPGREGSLGFPGERGPKGDKGDQGAPGPQGPAGRAVGERGPEGPPGQPGEPGKPGIPGVPGRAGELGEAGRPGEKGDRGEKGDRGEQGRDGLPGPPGPPGPKADVMEGSLMGFPGERGPPGPKGAKGEPGAEGERGPKGDKGEGGPRGERGEPGEKGRDGSPGLPGERGLAGPEGKPGLPGFPGVLGRPGNQGEPGPPGPPGTAGPPGTQGPAGMKGDPGEPGASIRGLPGPQGSMGLPGPPGPPGLVGPQGAPGLPGQVGESGKPGVPGRDGVSGKDGEPGMPGKMGVPGPSGPAGPKGEPGDAGAPGQAITGPPGAKGEKGEPALLEGVLLGEPGSKGARGLPGPKGEKGEPGGSGEPGDPGEDGAKGASGAKGEKGSPGVGVRGPPGQDGPPGLKGDIGLPGPPGPPGLAGIAGALGQPGLRGDSGQPGVPGPPGERGLIGFPGRDGAAGPPGPLGPPGPAGTPGASGQKGDKGDPGAGLPGARGERGDPGPRGEDGRPGLAGDRGPTGLPGARGERGDKGDVGAMGPKGDKGDSVVVEGPAGARGSKGEPGDRGLKGSEGDKGDKGEQGMPGEKGARGEQGEKGSTGFPGARGPGGQKGEVGVPGEPGEPGQPGRDGIAGARGEKGDVGYLGMRGPKGDRGMKGACGLDGDKGEKGEPGLPGRSGLPGRKGEPGELGLSGVPGAPGKEGLMGPKGDRGFDGQQGAKGDQGEKGDRGAPGVIGAPGPRGSDGVPGPPGPPGSIGPRGPEGMQGQKGERGPPGQAVMGARGVPGIPGERGEQGSPGAEGLRGEKGEPGMTEEEIRAYVRQEMSQHCACGGQLPRRLDSREHSGGWGSQARSILHAAHGGGRSVRQERERSQTGLFSQYPPTQPLPAPSAHLVPVLKLSHAEEEEEEEG, encoded by the exons ATGAGCGGCCGGCTCCTGCTCCTCGCCGTGCTCCTGGGCCCCCCGGCTGTCGTGGCGCAGAAGAGGAGCCAag TGGTGTGCGAGGACGTGCTGGAGGCCGACATCGCCTTCCTGGTGGACGGCTCGTCCAGCATCGGCAGGAACAACTTCCGCGCCGTCCGCGCCTTCATGGAGGACCTGGTGGCACCCTTCGTGCACGCCGTGGGCGAGAAGGCGGTGCGCTTCGCCGTGGTGCAGTACAGCGACGAGCCGCG gGTGGAATTCACCTTCTCCCAGCACGCCAACGGCACGGGTGTCCGGAGGGCCATCCAGCAGCTGAGCTACAAGGGTGGCAACACACGGACCGGTGCTGGCCTTCGCTACATCTCTGACAACTTCTTCGGTCCCACGCATGTCCGGCCCGGAGTCCCAAAG ATCTGCATCCTCATCACGGACGGCAAGTCCCAGGATGATGCTGAGCAGTCGGCCGTGAAGCTGAAGAGCCAGGGCATCAAGGTCTTCGCCGTGG GGATCAAGAACGCCGACGAGAAGGAGCTGGTCCGTGTGGCCTCGGTACCCACCGACTTCTTCTTCTACTACGTCGGCGACTTCAAGCTGCTGGGCACGCTGGTGCCGCTGATGACGCGCCGGGTGTGCACGAGCTCCGGGGGCACCCTGCGCACCCTGG ACGGACCAGGCCACGCTGGCCCCTCCAACCTGGAGATCCTGGAGCGAGGCCCTGACCTTCTGCGCATCCGCTGGACCCCGGCCAGCGGCCCCGTCACCGGCTACAGGGTGCAGCACGTCCCGCtgacggggctggggcagcccgtCGTGGCCGAGAGGCAGGAG GTGAGCCTGGGCCCCCGGGAGACCAGCGCTGTGCTGCGGGGGCTGCGCGTGGGGACGGAGTACCTGGTCACCGTCATCGCCCAGTACGCCAACAGCGTCGGCGAGTCAGTTTCGGGCCGGGCGCGCACCC AGAGCCGTGCTGGCGTGCTGGATTTCCGCGTGGTGGAGTCCGGAGCGTCCTTCCTGCGCCTGGCCTGgcagcccggccccgagccgccGCAGGGCTACGTCCTCAGCTACACCGTGCAAG gagcagcccagggcGAGGAGAGGAGCCTGGGGGCCGGCGCACTGTCAGCCACCCTCAGCAACCTGCGCCCCGACACCGAGTACGTGGTGACGCTGCGGGCACGCCACGCGCAGCAGCCCGCGGCCACGGCCACCCTCACTGCGCGGACAC AGCGCCTGGCGGCCGTGCAGCACGTGGCCGTGCACAACGTGTCGGCGCAGAGCATGCTGCTGGCCTGGCAGCCCGTCACTGGTGCCACCGGCTACCGCCTCTCCTGGGCTGCCCTCACAG cagggcaggacCGGCGCAAGGTGGAGCTGGACGCCAGGCAGACGTCGCacgtgctgggggggctgcagcccggTACGGACTACGTGGTGACGGTAGCCCCGCTCTTCGGGCAGCTGGAGGGGCCCGCGGCCTCCGTCCGGCAGAGAACAG AGGCTAGTGTGGAGCAGACGCTGCGGACCAACATCCTGGGCCCCACGGCCATCCAGGTGCTCTGGGTCGCCCTCCGCGAGGCCCGCGGCTACCGCCTGGAGTGGAAGAGAGCCACAG GACTGGAGCCCCCCAGGACGGTGTCGCTGcccagcagcatcagcagctACCAGCTGACGGGGCTGCAGCCGGGCACTGAGTACCGCATCACCCTCTACACGCTCTACGATGGCGGGGAGGTGGCCACCCCTGTCACCACCTTCCAGACGG GCGTGGAGGTGCCCGTGGGCGCCGTGACGGACCTGCGGCTCCTCGAGGACATGGGCAGGAGAGTACGGCTGGGCTGGACCGGTGTCCCCGGCGCCACTGAGTACAAAGTGACGGTGCGCAACGCCCAGG ATGGCACGGAGAGGACGAGGCGTGTCCCAGGCGGCCAGAcggtgctggagctgggtgaCCTCCGGGAAGGTGTCACCTACCTGGTGCGTGTCTCAGCCCTCGTGGGTGGCCGGGAGGGCGGCGCCGACACGCTCAACATCCGTGTCA AGTACCCGGCAGTGGGCAGCATCTCCGAGCTGCGGGTGGTGGAGGCCAgtcccagccagctgcaggtCACCTGGAGGGGGCTGCCGGGTGCCGGGGGCTACCGGCTGACGTGGCGGGCCAGTGACG GCCAGGAGCAATCCCGCTTCCTCCCTGCCGACCCCACCACCTTCACCATCGAGGGGCTGCGAGCTGGGACCGTCTATGCCATCGGTGTCTCTGCCACCGTCGATGGCCGTGAGGGTCCCCCTGTCACCACCACGGGGCGGACAG CGCCCGAGCAGGTGGGGACAGTGTCCCGGCTGGAGGTGCAGTCGTCCAGGAGCAACGTTGCCCGTGTCACCTGGGTCGGCGTGCCGGGAGCCACCGCGTACCGCGTGGTGTGGAGCCGCAGGGACG GGGGCTCGGAGAGCAGCCAGCGGGTTCCCGGCCACATCAGCTCCTTCGACATCCCCGACCTGGAGGGAGGCGTCTCCTACACCGTGAAGGTCACGGCGCTCGTTGGCAACCGGGAGGGCAATCCCGTCTCCATCATCGTCACCACCC cagaggcagccccgGTGCCCACCATCAGCGGATTCCAGGTGACGGAGGCCTCGGAGCAGCGCCTGCGCCTGGCCTGGGTGCCGGTGGCCGGCAGCACTGGGTACCGCCTGGCCTGGCGCCCAGCTGAGG GAGGGCCCCAgcgcagccagcagctcccggcTGCGTCCAGCTCCTACGAACTGGGGGGGCTGGAGCCCGGTCGGCGCTACCATGTCAGCATCACCAGCCTGGTGGGCGGCCGGGAGAGCTCGCCCGTCACCGTCACTGCCGTCACCG ctgcccccagccgtGTCACCAGCCTGCGGGTGACCGACGTGCGGAGAGACTCCGTAACGCTCGCCTGGACTCCCGCCCCTAGTGCCTCTGGGTACGTCCTGTCCTGGAGCCCTCCTGCAG CCGGTGGCGAGGCACAGCGGGCACTGCCGGGCACcgccagctcccagcaggtcTCCGGGCTGCGCCTGGGCCAGCGCTACACCTTCACCATCCGCCCGCTCCTCGGCAGCGTGCCGGGGGCTGAGACCTCCGTCAGCGAGCGCCCAG TCTGCAGGGACGCCCGAGGTGACATCGTCTTCCTGGTGCATGGCACCCGTGACAGCTCCTCTGGCGCCGACACCGTGCGCAGCCTCCTCTCCAACACCATCACTGCCCTGGGACGCCTGGGCCCCGATGGCACCCAG GTGGGCCTGGCCACGTACAGCTACCGcagcctgccctggctgctcctcAACCGCTCCAGCGACCTGCCCGCCGTGCTGGAGCAGATCCGCACCATGCGCTACGAAGAGCCCAGCGGCAATGCCATCG gaGCAGCCATCACCTTCGCCAGGACCTACCTGCTGAGCCCCAGCGCGGGGCGCCGGCCCGGCGTGCCGGCGGTGCTGGTGGTCCTGGCCGACGGCCCCTCTGGGGACGATGCCATCGCTGCGGCCAGGGACATCAAGGCTGCGG GGGTGCGGGTGCTGGCGGTGGGCTTGGAGGGGGCAGACCGGGAGCAGCTGCGGCGCATGGTGACGGCCGAGGACCCGCGCTTCGTCTTCCCCAACCGTGGCgcgctgcaggagctggagggagagCTCACCGACGACCTCTGCACTATCATCTCCACCAGG CCGGAGCCGGAGCCAAAGCCCTGCGCCATGCAGTGCCCCAAG GGCGATAAAGGGGACCCTGGTGAGGCG GGGCCACAAGGGCGTACAGGGCAGCCGGGCCCTCCCGGAGAGCCG GGCCGCCACGGGCTGCCTGGCCCCCCAGGACCTGTAGGACCACGGGGTCCACCAGGAGAGAGTGTCGAGCAGccaggaaagaagggggacagA GGATTCCCTGGAGCTGATGGGGGGCCAGGAAGCCCCGGCCGTCCCGGGAACCCTGGGTCCCCCGGGCAGCCG GGCACCCAAGGCGTCCCTGGCCCCCGGGGGGATCCT GGGCCACGGGGACTGACGGGGCTTCCTGGcctgaagggggaaaaaggcgAGCCG GGAGAGCCCAGGGTGATTGTGGATGGAGGACAGGGTCTGCCCGGACGGAAAGGGGAGCCGGGCACGCCG GGCAACCCTggcccccccggcagccctgGCCCCCGGGGTCCCTTTGGAGATCCAGGCCCTCTGGGTCCCACGGGGCCCATGGGGCCACCGGGACCTCCGGGAGACTTTGTAAAG GGGGAGAAAGGTGACCGAGGGGAGAGG GGCCCCCCCGGACTTGTGGATGGGGCAGCGCCCCGAGGGGAGCCAGGCCCCCCG GGTCTGCCTGGGGACCCCGGTCCTCGGGGACCTGCCGGCACCCCTGGACCCAAGGGCGAGAAG GGTGATGGTGAGGACGGTTTGCCAGGGCCACCCGGCCGCCCAGGGGACCCAGGGGACCGG GGCCCACGGGGACTGCccggggagcagggcaggaag GGAGACCGCGGGGCGCCAGGCGAGCTGGGAGAGACGGGCGAGAAG GGGGACCGTGGTGCGCCGGGTCCTGAGGGCGAGAAG gGCGAAGTGGGAGCCCCAGGACGGCCGGGGCCATCGGGCAGAGAG GGAGCTCCGGGACCAACCGGACCACGGGGCGAGAAG GGTGATCCAGGAGCGCCCGGCGAGCCCGGCCAGCCG GCAACCAGCGTGGCCAGTGCCAGAGGAGAGAAG GGTGACAGAGGCTTCCCAGGACCAGAAGGGCCTCCTGGCCCCAAGGGCAATGTGGGAGAGAGAGGTGCCCGT GGTGACCCTGGTCTGAGCATCCCGGGCCCGGCCGGCCCCAAAGGCGAGCAGGGCGATCGG GGCATCCCTGGCCTTGCTGGCAGGAGCGGCCCCAAG GGGGACCCAGGGGAGCCGGGCGAGAAGGGCGAGCCGGGCCGAGCGGGCACACCAGGGCAGACAGGGCTGCGTGGCAAGGAG GGCGAGCGTGGAGAGAAAGGTGACGAAGGCACCCCG GGCGAAGCAGGCCTGCCTGGCAAACCTGGAGACAGGGGCCCGCGG gggctgcccgggtaccgcggcccccccggggaGAAGGGCGACCCTGGGGACCCGGGTCCCGAAGGCAGAAAC GGCGCCCCAGGAGCACCAGGGAACAAGGGTGACCGTGGCGAGCCG GGGCCTCCTGGACCTCCGGGACGAACA GTGGATGCGGGGCTCGGAGGAGCAGGGGAGAAGGGCGAGAAG GGGGACCCCGGGGACCCTGGCGAGGACGGAGCGAAGGGTGCCAGGGGTGACACCGGCCCCCCCGGCCTGCCGGGAGAGAGA GGCATCGAgggcccccgcggcccccctGGCACACGG GGTGACCCTGGGGACCGAGGCTTGCCAGGAGAGaag GGAGAGCGTGGCCCACCGGGGCTGGATGGCCGCAACGGGCTGGAAGGGAAACCTGGGCCCCCAGGGCCCCCCGGGCTGAGG GGGGACCCAGGGAAGCAGGGGGACCCCGGCCGGGAT gggctgccggggctgcgTGGGGAGCAGGGCCCGCCTGGTGCCGTGGGACCCCTGGGGCCGCCCGGCCTCCCC GGCAAACCCGGTGATGATGGCAAGCCTGGCCTCAACGGCAAGAAC GGAGAAGACGGGACACCAGGAGAGGACGGGAGGAAG GGCGATAAAGGCGATGCCGGGGCCCCTGGCAGAGAC GGCCGCAGCGGTGCCAAGGGCGAGCAGGGGGACAGCGGCGTGCCtgggccccccggcccccctggCCTCCCCGGCATCCCTGGGCAGGTCGGCCCCCCAGGCCAG GGGTCACCGGGCCTCCGCGGGGTTGCTGGACCCAAG GGGGACCCAGGGGAGCCTGGACCGCGAGGGGAACCG GGGCGACCTGGCATCCGTGGTGACCCCGGGACTGCAGTG AACATCGAGCGTAGCCTGGAAGCCCTCGGCATCAAG gTCTCATCCCTTAAGGAGCTCACAGGTGCCTACGACGGGAGCTCGGACTCATTTCTGCCCGTGTCCGAACGGCTGCGGGGGCAGAAGGGCAGCCGGGGGGAGCCAGGAGAGAGGGGCCCCCCGGGACGGGAG ggCTCCTTAGGCTTCCCCGGTGAGCGAGGACCCAAAGGTGACAAAGGGGACCAaggcgcccccggcccccaggGTCCTGCAGGCCGGGCTGTGGGCGAGCGGGGCCCCGAGGGGCCGCCTGGGCAGCCGGGGGAGCCTGGCAAGCCGGGCATCCCGGGGGTGCCAGGCCGGGCCGGGGAGCTGGGAGAGGCCGGGCGGCCCGGCGAGAAG GGCGACCGGGGCGAGAAGGGCGACCGGGGTGAGCAG GGCAGAGATGGCTTGCCAGGCCCCCCAGGTCCCCCAGGGCCCAAG GCAGATGTGATGGAGGGCAGCCTGATGGGCTTCCCAGGGGAGCGCGGCCCCCCCGGACCCAAGGGAGCAAAG ggTGAGCCGGGTGCCGAGGGCGAGCGAGGACCCAAAGGAGATAAG GGCGAAGGCGGGCCGCGGGGCGAGCGAGGAGAGCCTGGCGAGAAGGGCAGGGATGGCTCCCCG GGCCTTCCAGGAGAGAGGGGTCTGGCTGGCCCCGAGGGGAAGCCG GGCTTGCCAGGCTTCCCCGGCGTGCTGGGACGCCCG GGCAACCAGGGAGAGCCGGGGCCACCAGGACCTCCG GGCACCGCTGGCCCCCCAGGGACCCAGGGCCCAGCTGGGATGAAG GGTGACCCGGGGGAGCCTGGTGCCAGCATCCGG GGCTTGCCCGGTCCCCAGGGCAGCATGGGACTGCCTGGCCCCCCTGGCCCCCCCGGCCTGGTG GGTCCACAGGGTGCCCCTGGGCTGCCAGGACAAGTG GGGGAGAGCGGCAAGCCGGGAGTGCCGGGCCGGGACGGCGTGTCGGGGAAGGATGGCGAGCCGGGGATGCCAGGGAAGATG GGTGTGCCGGGACCTTCGGGCCCTGCCGGCCCCAAAGGGGAGCCAGGGGACGCCGGAGCCCCGGGGCAG GCCATCACCGGCCCCCCCGGTGCCAAGGGAGAGAAG GGCGAGCCGGCGCTGCTGGAGGGAGTGCTGCTGGGCGAGCCC ggaTCCAAGGGTGCCCGGGGCTTGCCCGGCCCCAAGGGAGAGAAG GGGGAGCCTGGAGGATCCGGAGAGCCGGGAGACCCCGGGGAAGAC GGAGCCAAGGGGGCGTCCGGAGCCAAGGGGGAGAAG GGCTCTCCGGGTGTCGGTGTGCGGGGACCACCAGGACAGGACGGGCCTCCAGGCTTGAAG GGTGACATCGGCCTGCCAGGACCCCCAGGACCCCCGGGCTTAGCGGGTATCGCTGGGGCACTGGGACAGCCAGGCCTGAGAGGGGACAGCGGGCAGCCTGGCGTGCCAGGTCCCCCGGGAGAGCGG GGGCTGATCGGCTTTCCCGGGAGGGACGGTGCCGCAGGACCACCAGGACCCCTGGGACCCCCAGGGCCAGCG gGCACACCTGGGGCCTCTGGCCAGAAGGGTGACAAG GGTGaccccggggccgggctgccaGGAGCCAGAGGCGAGCGTGGCGACCCAGGACCGCGG GGTGAAGACGGGCGCCCGGGGCTGGCAGGCGATCGCGGGCCGACG GGCTTGCCTGGAGCCCGAGGGGAGCGCGGGGACAAG GGAGACGTCGGGGCCATGGGGCCCAAGGGAGACAAG GGCGATAGCGTCGTGGTGGAGGGGCCCGCTGGGGCGCGGGGCAGCAAGGGGGAGCCG GGAGACCGTGGCCTGAAGGGCTCAGAAGGGGACAAGGGGGACAAGGGCGAGCAGGGCATGCCCGGAGAGAAG GGGGCGAGGGGCGAGCAGGGCGAGAAGGGCTCCACGGGCTTCCCCGGGGCACGCGGCCCCGGTGGGCAGAAG GGAGAAGTCGGCGTGCCAGGGGAGCCGGGAGAGCCG GGCCAGCCCGGCCGGGATGGCATCGCTGGAGCCcggggagagaaaggggacGTGGGGTACCTGGGCATGCGTGGCCCCAAG gGTGACCGCGGCATGAAAGGCGCCTGCGGCCTTGACGGGGACAAGGGCGAGAAG GGAgagccggggctgccggggcgcTCGGGACTGCCAGGGAGGAAAGGCGAGCCG ggagagctggggctgtcaGGAGTGCCGGGGGCCCCCGGGAAGGAGGGACTCATGGGACCCAAG GGCGACCGGGGATTCGACGGGCAGCAGGGAGCCAAAGGAGACCAGGGGGAGAAAGGAGACCGG GGTGCTCCAGGCGTTATTggtgcccccggcccccggggcAGTGACGGGGTTCCTGGCCCCCCTGGCCCCCCAGGCAGCATTGGCCCGCGAGGTCCTGAGGGCATGCAGGGCCAGAAG GGGGAGAGAGGCCCCCCGGGGCAGGCGGTGATGGGGGCTCGCGGCGTGCCCGGCATCCCCGGCGAGCGAGGAGAGCAG GGCAGTCCTGGTGCTGAGGGGCTCCGCGGGGAGAAGGGGGAGCCGGGCATGACG gaggaggagatccGGGCCTACGTCAGGCAGGAGATGAGCCAGCACTGCG CGTGCGGAGGGCAGCTCCCGCGGCGCCTGGATTCCCGTGAGCACTCAG gaggctgggggagccaGGCCAGGAGCATCCTTCACGCTGCCCACggaggaggaagaagtgtcCGCCAGGAGAGGGAACGCAGCCAAACAG GTCTATTTTCCCAGTACCCCCCCACCCAGccgctccctgctcccagcgcTCACCTCGTCCCTGTGCTGAAGCTGTCACacgccgaggaggaggaggaggaggagggttaG